The Gadus macrocephalus chromosome 21, ASM3116895v1 genome has a segment encoding these proteins:
- the LOC132450406 gene encoding DNA (cytosine-5)-methyltransferase 3A-like isoform X1: protein MSGRKRARDEERPPGVCFMWSAEKRAYREAEISMMDDLSEGDFQKEEEEEEEPASPPAPSAPLALPLPPPPLPPLLPPPPQSPTPPPQQHTDPASPTVAMTPEPVARGGEQATPSEVEYQDGRGFGIGALVFGKLRGFSWWPGRIVSWWMSGRSLAADGTRWVMWFGDSKFSVVCVEKLMALSSFSSAFHQSTYNKQPMYRKAIYEALQVASTRAGWPLPSCDAGDDTEGQGVELQTRQLIEWAMTGFLPSGAQGLDPPEEERIPYKEVYPETWAEPEAAYTPPPPAKKPRKNTVEKAKIREVIDEGTRERLICEVKKKTRNIEDLCISCGSLNVSLEHPLFMGAMCQGCKNCFLECAYQYDDDGYQSYCTICCGGREVLMCGNNNCCRCFCVECVDLLVGTGSAAVAIKEDPWNCFMCGPRSGHGLLRRREDWPSRLQLFFANNHEQDFEPAKLYPPVAAEMRQPIRVLSLFDGIATGLLVLRDLGIQVERYVASEVCEDSITVGIVRHHGRIMYVGDVRTVTHKHIQEWGPFDLVIGGSPCNDLSIVNPARKGLYGKKGTGRLFFEFYRLLHEARPKPGDDRPFFWLFENVVAMGVSDKRDISRFLECNPVMIDAKEVSAAHRARYFWGNLPGMSRPLASMNNDRLDLQDCLEHGRTAKFEKLRTITTRSNSVKQGKDEHFPVYMDSKEDILWCTEMERVFGFPVHYTDVSNMSRLARQRLLGRSWSVPVIRHLFAPLKEFFACN, encoded by the exons ATGTCAGGGAGAAAGCGAGCGCGAGATGAGGAGCGGCCGCCCGGTGTGTGCTTCATGTGGTCT GCGGAGAAGCGGGCGTACCGCGAGGCGGAGATCAGCATGATGGACGACCTGTCCGAGGGAGACttccagaaggaggaggaggaggaggaggagccggccaGCCCGCCGGCCCCCTCGGCCCCGTTAGCCctgccccttcctccccctcctctgccacctctccttcctccgccGCCGCAGTCCCCCACCCCGCCGCCCCAGCAGCACACCGACCCCGCCTCGCCCACCGTCGCCATGACGCCAGAGCCCGTGGCCAGGGGGGGCGAGCAGGCCACGCCTAGCGAGGTGGAGTACcag GACGGCCGGGGCTTCGGCATCGGGGCGCTGGTGTTCGGGAAGCTGCGGGGCTTCTCGTGGTGGCCGGGCCGCATCGTGTCCTGGTGGATGAGCGGCCGCAGTCTCGCCGCCGACGGGACCCGCTGGGTCATGTGGTTCGGCGACAGCAAGTTCTCTGTG GTCTGTGTGGAGAAGCTGATGGCGCTGagctccttctcctctgctTTCCACCAGTCCACCTACAACAAGCAGCCCATGTACCGCAAGGCCATCTACGAGGCTCTGCAG GTGGCGAGCACCAGGGCGGGttggcccctcccctcctgtgATGCGGGCGATGACACTGAGGGCCAGGGGGTGGAGCTTCAGACCAGACAGCTGATAGAGTGGGCCATGACCGGCTTCTTACCCAGCGGAGCCCAGGGGCTGGACCCTCCAGagg AGGAGCGCATCCCCTACAAGGAGGTGTACCCGGAGACGTGGGCGGAGCCCGAGGCGGCatacacccctcccccccccgccaagaAGCCCCGCAAGAACAcagtggagaaggccaagatCAGGGAGGTGATCGACGAGGGCACCCGAG AGAGACTCATCTGTGAGGTCAAGAAGAAGACCAGGAACATAGAAG ACCTGTGCATCTCCTGTGGCAGTCTGAACGTCTCCCTGGAGCACCCCCTCTTCATGGGGGCCATGTGCCAGGGATGCAAG AACTGTTTTCTGGAGTGTGCGTACCAGTATGACGACGATGGCTACCAGTCCTACTGCACCATCTGCTGTGGCGGCAGGGAGGTGCTTATGTGCGggaacaacaactgctgcag gtgtttctGCGTGGAGTGCGTGGACCTCTTGGTGGGCACGGGCTCGGCAGCGGTGGCCATCAAGGAAGACCCCTGGAACTGCTTCATGTGTGGGCCGCGCAGTGGCCACGGGTTGCTACGGCGACGTGAAGACTGGCCCTCACGGCTGCAGCTGTTCTTCGCCAACAACCACGAGCAGGACTTT GAGCCAGCTAAACTATATCCCCCTGTAGCAGCAGAGATGAGGCAACCAATCAGAGTGCTCTCTCTTTTCGACGGCATTGCGACAG GCCTGCTGGTGCTGAGGGACCTGGGCATCCAGGTGGAGCGCTACGTGGCGTCGGAGGTGTGTGAGGACTCCATCACGGTGGGCATCGTGCGGCACCACGGCCGCATCATGTACGTGGGCGACGTGCGCaccgtcacacacaaacac ATCCAGGAGTGGGGTCCCTTCGACCTGGTGATAGGGGGAAGCCCCTGCAATGACCTGTCCATAGTCAACCCCGCGCGGAAGGGCCTCTACGGTAAGA AGGGGACGGGCCGGCTGTTCTTTGAGTTCTACCGGCTGCTCCACGAGGCGCGGCCCAAGCCGGGGGACGACCGGCCGTTCTTCTGGCTCTTCGAGAACGTGGTTGCCATGGGCGTCAGCGACAAGAGGGACATCTCCCGCTTCCTCGAG TGTAACCCCGTAATGATCGATGCCAAAGAGGTGTCCGCCGCACACCGCGCCAGATACTTCTGGGGAAACCTGCCGGGCATGTCCAG acCATTGGCATCCATGAACAATGACAGGCTGGACCTCCAAGACTGTCTGGAGCACGGTCGCACGGCTAAG TTTGAGAAGCTGCGCACCATAACAACGCGCTCTAACTCTGTGAAGCAGGGGAAGGACGAGCACTTCCCCGTCTACATGGACAGCAAGGAGGACATCCTCTGGTGCACCGAGATGGAGAG GGTGTTCGGCTTCCCCGTCCACTACACCGACGTGTCCAACATGAGCCGCCTGGCCCGCCAGCGGCTGCTGGGTCGCTCCTGGAGCGTGCCCGTCATCCGCCACCTCTTCGCCCCGCTGAAGGAGTTCTTCGCCTGCAACTag
- the LOC132450406 gene encoding DNA (cytosine-5)-methyltransferase 3A-like isoform X2: MSGRKRARDEERPPGVCFMWSAEKRAYREAEISMMDDLSEGDFQKEEEEEEEPASPPAPSAPLALPLPPPPLPPLLPPPPQSPTPPPQQHTDPASPTVAMTPEPVARGGEQATPSEVEYQDGRGFGIGALVFGKLRGFSWWPGRIVSWWMSGRSLAADGTRWVMWFGDSKFSVVCVEKLMALSSFSSAFHQSTYNKQPMYRKAIYEALQVASTRAGWPLPSCDAGDDTEGQGVELQTRQLIEWAMTGFLPSGAQGLDPPEEERIPYKEVYPETWAEPEAAYTPPPPAKKPRKNTVEKAKIREVIDEGTRERLICEVKKKTRNIEDLCISCGSLNVSLEHPLFMGAMCQGCKNCFLECAYQYDDDGYQSYCTICCGGREVLMCGNNNCCRCFCVECVDLLVGTGSAAVAIKEDPWNCFMCGPRSGHGLLRRREDWPSRLQLFFANNHEQDFEPAKLYPPVAAEMRQPIRVLSLFDGIATGLLVLRDLGIQVERYVASEVCEDSITVGIVRHHGRIMYVGDVRTVTHKHIQEWGPFDLVIGGSPCNDLSIVNPARKGLYEGTGRLFFEFYRLLHEARPKPGDDRPFFWLFENVVAMGVSDKRDISRFLECNPVMIDAKEVSAAHRARYFWGNLPGMSRPLASMNNDRLDLQDCLEHGRTAKFEKLRTITTRSNSVKQGKDEHFPVYMDSKEDILWCTEMERVFGFPVHYTDVSNMSRLARQRLLGRSWSVPVIRHLFAPLKEFFACN; the protein is encoded by the exons ATGTCAGGGAGAAAGCGAGCGCGAGATGAGGAGCGGCCGCCCGGTGTGTGCTTCATGTGGTCT GCGGAGAAGCGGGCGTACCGCGAGGCGGAGATCAGCATGATGGACGACCTGTCCGAGGGAGACttccagaaggaggaggaggaggaggaggagccggccaGCCCGCCGGCCCCCTCGGCCCCGTTAGCCctgccccttcctccccctcctctgccacctctccttcctccgccGCCGCAGTCCCCCACCCCGCCGCCCCAGCAGCACACCGACCCCGCCTCGCCCACCGTCGCCATGACGCCAGAGCCCGTGGCCAGGGGGGGCGAGCAGGCCACGCCTAGCGAGGTGGAGTACcag GACGGCCGGGGCTTCGGCATCGGGGCGCTGGTGTTCGGGAAGCTGCGGGGCTTCTCGTGGTGGCCGGGCCGCATCGTGTCCTGGTGGATGAGCGGCCGCAGTCTCGCCGCCGACGGGACCCGCTGGGTCATGTGGTTCGGCGACAGCAAGTTCTCTGTG GTCTGTGTGGAGAAGCTGATGGCGCTGagctccttctcctctgctTTCCACCAGTCCACCTACAACAAGCAGCCCATGTACCGCAAGGCCATCTACGAGGCTCTGCAG GTGGCGAGCACCAGGGCGGGttggcccctcccctcctgtgATGCGGGCGATGACACTGAGGGCCAGGGGGTGGAGCTTCAGACCAGACAGCTGATAGAGTGGGCCATGACCGGCTTCTTACCCAGCGGAGCCCAGGGGCTGGACCCTCCAGagg AGGAGCGCATCCCCTACAAGGAGGTGTACCCGGAGACGTGGGCGGAGCCCGAGGCGGCatacacccctcccccccccgccaagaAGCCCCGCAAGAACAcagtggagaaggccaagatCAGGGAGGTGATCGACGAGGGCACCCGAG AGAGACTCATCTGTGAGGTCAAGAAGAAGACCAGGAACATAGAAG ACCTGTGCATCTCCTGTGGCAGTCTGAACGTCTCCCTGGAGCACCCCCTCTTCATGGGGGCCATGTGCCAGGGATGCAAG AACTGTTTTCTGGAGTGTGCGTACCAGTATGACGACGATGGCTACCAGTCCTACTGCACCATCTGCTGTGGCGGCAGGGAGGTGCTTATGTGCGggaacaacaactgctgcag gtgtttctGCGTGGAGTGCGTGGACCTCTTGGTGGGCACGGGCTCGGCAGCGGTGGCCATCAAGGAAGACCCCTGGAACTGCTTCATGTGTGGGCCGCGCAGTGGCCACGGGTTGCTACGGCGACGTGAAGACTGGCCCTCACGGCTGCAGCTGTTCTTCGCCAACAACCACGAGCAGGACTTT GAGCCAGCTAAACTATATCCCCCTGTAGCAGCAGAGATGAGGCAACCAATCAGAGTGCTCTCTCTTTTCGACGGCATTGCGACAG GCCTGCTGGTGCTGAGGGACCTGGGCATCCAGGTGGAGCGCTACGTGGCGTCGGAGGTGTGTGAGGACTCCATCACGGTGGGCATCGTGCGGCACCACGGCCGCATCATGTACGTGGGCGACGTGCGCaccgtcacacacaaacac ATCCAGGAGTGGGGTCCCTTCGACCTGGTGATAGGGGGAAGCCCCTGCAATGACCTGTCCATAGTCAACCCCGCGCGGAAGGGCCTCTACG AGGGGACGGGCCGGCTGTTCTTTGAGTTCTACCGGCTGCTCCACGAGGCGCGGCCCAAGCCGGGGGACGACCGGCCGTTCTTCTGGCTCTTCGAGAACGTGGTTGCCATGGGCGTCAGCGACAAGAGGGACATCTCCCGCTTCCTCGAG TGTAACCCCGTAATGATCGATGCCAAAGAGGTGTCCGCCGCACACCGCGCCAGATACTTCTGGGGAAACCTGCCGGGCATGTCCAG acCATTGGCATCCATGAACAATGACAGGCTGGACCTCCAAGACTGTCTGGAGCACGGTCGCACGGCTAAG TTTGAGAAGCTGCGCACCATAACAACGCGCTCTAACTCTGTGAAGCAGGGGAAGGACGAGCACTTCCCCGTCTACATGGACAGCAAGGAGGACATCCTCTGGTGCACCGAGATGGAGAG GGTGTTCGGCTTCCCCGTCCACTACACCGACGTGTCCAACATGAGCCGCCTGGCCCGCCAGCGGCTGCTGGGTCGCTCCTGGAGCGTGCCCGTCATCCGCCACCTCTTCGCCCCGCTGAAGGAGTTCTTCGCCTGCAACTag
- the LOC132450406 gene encoding DNA (cytosine-5)-methyltransferase 3A-like isoform X5: MSGRKRARDEERPPGVCFMWSAEKRAYREAEISMMDDLSEGDFQKEEEEEEEPASPPAPSAPLALPLPPPPLPPLLPPPPQSPTPPPQQHTDPASPTVAMTPEPVARGGEQATPSEVEYQDGRGFGIGALVFGKLRGFSWWPGRIVSWWMSGRSLAADGTRWVMWFGDSKFSVVCVEKLMALSSFSSAFHQSTYNKQPMYRKAIYEALQVASTRAGWPLPSCDAGDDTEGQGVELQTRQLIEWAMTGFLPSGAQGLDPPEEERIPYKEVYPETWAEPEAAYTPPPPAKKPRKNTVEKAKIREVIDEGTRERLICEVKKKTRNIEDLCISCGSLNVSLEHPLFMGAMCQGCKNCFLECAYQYDDDGYQSYCTICCGGREVLMCGNNNCCRCFCVECVDLLVGTGSAAVAIKEDPWNCFMCGPRSGHGLLRRREDWPSRLQLFFANNHEQDFEPAKLYPPVAAEMRQPIRVLSLFDGIATGLLVLRDLGIQVERYVASEVCEDSITVGIVRHHGRIMYVGDVRTVTHKHIQEWGPFDLVIGGSPCNDLSIVNPARKGLYEGTGRLFFEFYRLLHEARPKPGDDRPFFWLFENVVAMGVSDKRDISRFLECNPVMIDAKEVSAAHRARYFWGNLPGMSRPLASMNNDRLDLQDCLEHGRTAKGKDEHFPVYMDSKEDILWCTEMERVFGFPVHYTDVSNMSRLARQRLLGRSWSVPVIRHLFAPLKEFFACN, from the exons ATGTCAGGGAGAAAGCGAGCGCGAGATGAGGAGCGGCCGCCCGGTGTGTGCTTCATGTGGTCT GCGGAGAAGCGGGCGTACCGCGAGGCGGAGATCAGCATGATGGACGACCTGTCCGAGGGAGACttccagaaggaggaggaggaggaggaggagccggccaGCCCGCCGGCCCCCTCGGCCCCGTTAGCCctgccccttcctccccctcctctgccacctctccttcctccgccGCCGCAGTCCCCCACCCCGCCGCCCCAGCAGCACACCGACCCCGCCTCGCCCACCGTCGCCATGACGCCAGAGCCCGTGGCCAGGGGGGGCGAGCAGGCCACGCCTAGCGAGGTGGAGTACcag GACGGCCGGGGCTTCGGCATCGGGGCGCTGGTGTTCGGGAAGCTGCGGGGCTTCTCGTGGTGGCCGGGCCGCATCGTGTCCTGGTGGATGAGCGGCCGCAGTCTCGCCGCCGACGGGACCCGCTGGGTCATGTGGTTCGGCGACAGCAAGTTCTCTGTG GTCTGTGTGGAGAAGCTGATGGCGCTGagctccttctcctctgctTTCCACCAGTCCACCTACAACAAGCAGCCCATGTACCGCAAGGCCATCTACGAGGCTCTGCAG GTGGCGAGCACCAGGGCGGGttggcccctcccctcctgtgATGCGGGCGATGACACTGAGGGCCAGGGGGTGGAGCTTCAGACCAGACAGCTGATAGAGTGGGCCATGACCGGCTTCTTACCCAGCGGAGCCCAGGGGCTGGACCCTCCAGagg AGGAGCGCATCCCCTACAAGGAGGTGTACCCGGAGACGTGGGCGGAGCCCGAGGCGGCatacacccctcccccccccgccaagaAGCCCCGCAAGAACAcagtggagaaggccaagatCAGGGAGGTGATCGACGAGGGCACCCGAG AGAGACTCATCTGTGAGGTCAAGAAGAAGACCAGGAACATAGAAG ACCTGTGCATCTCCTGTGGCAGTCTGAACGTCTCCCTGGAGCACCCCCTCTTCATGGGGGCCATGTGCCAGGGATGCAAG AACTGTTTTCTGGAGTGTGCGTACCAGTATGACGACGATGGCTACCAGTCCTACTGCACCATCTGCTGTGGCGGCAGGGAGGTGCTTATGTGCGggaacaacaactgctgcag gtgtttctGCGTGGAGTGCGTGGACCTCTTGGTGGGCACGGGCTCGGCAGCGGTGGCCATCAAGGAAGACCCCTGGAACTGCTTCATGTGTGGGCCGCGCAGTGGCCACGGGTTGCTACGGCGACGTGAAGACTGGCCCTCACGGCTGCAGCTGTTCTTCGCCAACAACCACGAGCAGGACTTT GAGCCAGCTAAACTATATCCCCCTGTAGCAGCAGAGATGAGGCAACCAATCAGAGTGCTCTCTCTTTTCGACGGCATTGCGACAG GCCTGCTGGTGCTGAGGGACCTGGGCATCCAGGTGGAGCGCTACGTGGCGTCGGAGGTGTGTGAGGACTCCATCACGGTGGGCATCGTGCGGCACCACGGCCGCATCATGTACGTGGGCGACGTGCGCaccgtcacacacaaacac ATCCAGGAGTGGGGTCCCTTCGACCTGGTGATAGGGGGAAGCCCCTGCAATGACCTGTCCATAGTCAACCCCGCGCGGAAGGGCCTCTACG AGGGGACGGGCCGGCTGTTCTTTGAGTTCTACCGGCTGCTCCACGAGGCGCGGCCCAAGCCGGGGGACGACCGGCCGTTCTTCTGGCTCTTCGAGAACGTGGTTGCCATGGGCGTCAGCGACAAGAGGGACATCTCCCGCTTCCTCGAG TGTAACCCCGTAATGATCGATGCCAAAGAGGTGTCCGCCGCACACCGCGCCAGATACTTCTGGGGAAACCTGCCGGGCATGTCCAG acCATTGGCATCCATGAACAATGACAGGCTGGACCTCCAAGACTGTCTGGAGCACGGTCGCACGGCTAAG GGGAAGGACGAGCACTTCCCCGTCTACATGGACAGCAAGGAGGACATCCTCTGGTGCACCGAGATGGAGAG GGTGTTCGGCTTCCCCGTCCACTACACCGACGTGTCCAACATGAGCCGCCTGGCCCGCCAGCGGCTGCTGGGTCGCTCCTGGAGCGTGCCCGTCATCCGCCACCTCTTCGCCCCGCTGAAGGAGTTCTTCGCCTGCAACTag
- the LOC132450406 gene encoding DNA (cytosine-5)-methyltransferase 3A-like isoform X6 — protein sequence MMDDLSEGDFQKEEEEEEEPASPPAPSAPLALPLPPPPLPPLLPPPPQSPTPPPQQHTDPASPTVAMTPEPVARGGEQATPSEVEYQDGRGFGIGALVFGKLRGFSWWPGRIVSWWMSGRSLAADGTRWVMWFGDSKFSVVCVEKLMALSSFSSAFHQSTYNKQPMYRKAIYEALQVASTRAGWPLPSCDAGDDTEGQGVELQTRQLIEWAMTGFLPSGAQGLDPPEEERIPYKEVYPETWAEPEAAYTPPPPAKKPRKNTVEKAKIREVIDEGTRERLICEVKKKTRNIEDLCISCGSLNVSLEHPLFMGAMCQGCKNCFLECAYQYDDDGYQSYCTICCGGREVLMCGNNNCCRCFCVECVDLLVGTGSAAVAIKEDPWNCFMCGPRSGHGLLRRREDWPSRLQLFFANNHEQDFEPAKLYPPVAAEMRQPIRVLSLFDGIATGLLVLRDLGIQVERYVASEVCEDSITVGIVRHHGRIMYVGDVRTVTHKHIQEWGPFDLVIGGSPCNDLSIVNPARKGLYGKKGTGRLFFEFYRLLHEARPKPGDDRPFFWLFENVVAMGVSDKRDISRFLECNPVMIDAKEVSAAHRARYFWGNLPGMSRPLASMNNDRLDLQDCLEHGRTAKFEKLRTITTRSNSVKQGKDEHFPVYMDSKEDILWCTEMERVFGFPVHYTDVSNMSRLARQRLLGRSWSVPVIRHLFAPLKEFFACN from the exons ATGATGGACGACCTGTCCGAGGGAGACttccagaaggaggaggaggaggaggaggagccggccaGCCCGCCGGCCCCCTCGGCCCCGTTAGCCctgccccttcctccccctcctctgccacctctccttcctccgccGCCGCAGTCCCCCACCCCGCCGCCCCAGCAGCACACCGACCCCGCCTCGCCCACCGTCGCCATGACGCCAGAGCCCGTGGCCAGGGGGGGCGAGCAGGCCACGCCTAGCGAGGTGGAGTACcag GACGGCCGGGGCTTCGGCATCGGGGCGCTGGTGTTCGGGAAGCTGCGGGGCTTCTCGTGGTGGCCGGGCCGCATCGTGTCCTGGTGGATGAGCGGCCGCAGTCTCGCCGCCGACGGGACCCGCTGGGTCATGTGGTTCGGCGACAGCAAGTTCTCTGTG GTCTGTGTGGAGAAGCTGATGGCGCTGagctccttctcctctgctTTCCACCAGTCCACCTACAACAAGCAGCCCATGTACCGCAAGGCCATCTACGAGGCTCTGCAG GTGGCGAGCACCAGGGCGGGttggcccctcccctcctgtgATGCGGGCGATGACACTGAGGGCCAGGGGGTGGAGCTTCAGACCAGACAGCTGATAGAGTGGGCCATGACCGGCTTCTTACCCAGCGGAGCCCAGGGGCTGGACCCTCCAGagg AGGAGCGCATCCCCTACAAGGAGGTGTACCCGGAGACGTGGGCGGAGCCCGAGGCGGCatacacccctcccccccccgccaagaAGCCCCGCAAGAACAcagtggagaaggccaagatCAGGGAGGTGATCGACGAGGGCACCCGAG AGAGACTCATCTGTGAGGTCAAGAAGAAGACCAGGAACATAGAAG ACCTGTGCATCTCCTGTGGCAGTCTGAACGTCTCCCTGGAGCACCCCCTCTTCATGGGGGCCATGTGCCAGGGATGCAAG AACTGTTTTCTGGAGTGTGCGTACCAGTATGACGACGATGGCTACCAGTCCTACTGCACCATCTGCTGTGGCGGCAGGGAGGTGCTTATGTGCGggaacaacaactgctgcag gtgtttctGCGTGGAGTGCGTGGACCTCTTGGTGGGCACGGGCTCGGCAGCGGTGGCCATCAAGGAAGACCCCTGGAACTGCTTCATGTGTGGGCCGCGCAGTGGCCACGGGTTGCTACGGCGACGTGAAGACTGGCCCTCACGGCTGCAGCTGTTCTTCGCCAACAACCACGAGCAGGACTTT GAGCCAGCTAAACTATATCCCCCTGTAGCAGCAGAGATGAGGCAACCAATCAGAGTGCTCTCTCTTTTCGACGGCATTGCGACAG GCCTGCTGGTGCTGAGGGACCTGGGCATCCAGGTGGAGCGCTACGTGGCGTCGGAGGTGTGTGAGGACTCCATCACGGTGGGCATCGTGCGGCACCACGGCCGCATCATGTACGTGGGCGACGTGCGCaccgtcacacacaaacac ATCCAGGAGTGGGGTCCCTTCGACCTGGTGATAGGGGGAAGCCCCTGCAATGACCTGTCCATAGTCAACCCCGCGCGGAAGGGCCTCTACGGTAAGA AGGGGACGGGCCGGCTGTTCTTTGAGTTCTACCGGCTGCTCCACGAGGCGCGGCCCAAGCCGGGGGACGACCGGCCGTTCTTCTGGCTCTTCGAGAACGTGGTTGCCATGGGCGTCAGCGACAAGAGGGACATCTCCCGCTTCCTCGAG TGTAACCCCGTAATGATCGATGCCAAAGAGGTGTCCGCCGCACACCGCGCCAGATACTTCTGGGGAAACCTGCCGGGCATGTCCAG acCATTGGCATCCATGAACAATGACAGGCTGGACCTCCAAGACTGTCTGGAGCACGGTCGCACGGCTAAG TTTGAGAAGCTGCGCACCATAACAACGCGCTCTAACTCTGTGAAGCAGGGGAAGGACGAGCACTTCCCCGTCTACATGGACAGCAAGGAGGACATCCTCTGGTGCACCGAGATGGAGAG GGTGTTCGGCTTCCCCGTCCACTACACCGACGTGTCCAACATGAGCCGCCTGGCCCGCCAGCGGCTGCTGGGTCGCTCCTGGAGCGTGCCCGTCATCCGCCACCTCTTCGCCCCGCTGAAGGAGTTCTTCGCCTGCAACTag